One genomic window of Halorubrum hochsteinianum includes the following:
- the kdgK1 gene encoding bifunctional 2-dehydro-3-deoxygluconokinase/2-dehydro-3-deoxygalactonokinase, producing the protein MTDLVTFGETMLRLSPPRGERLETTRDLTVQAGGAESNVAVGASRLGADARWLSKLPDSPLGRRIVTELRSHGVRPGVAWADPDASRVGTYYLEHGGSPRGTNVIYDRADAAITTVEPDELPTDAVREAEWFHTTGITPALSETTARTTTALLRAAGDAGTTRSFDLNYRSKLWDPETARAAYEDLFEHVDTLFVPRRDAREVLDREGDAVEIAHGLATEFGFGTVVVTRGLDGSVALHDGSVYEQPVFEAETFDAIGTGDAFVAGYVAERLRGGDLPAALRWGSATAALKRTTDGDLAVTTRAEVRGVIEGEDGIDR; encoded by the coding sequence ATGACCGACCTCGTGACGTTCGGCGAGACGATGCTCCGGCTGTCGCCGCCGCGCGGCGAGCGGCTGGAGACGACCCGCGACCTGACGGTTCAGGCCGGGGGCGCGGAGAGCAACGTCGCCGTCGGGGCCTCGCGGCTCGGGGCCGACGCGCGCTGGCTCTCGAAGCTCCCCGACTCGCCGCTCGGGCGGCGGATCGTGACAGAACTGCGGAGCCACGGCGTCCGGCCGGGCGTCGCGTGGGCCGACCCGGACGCGAGCCGCGTGGGGACCTACTACCTCGAACACGGCGGGTCGCCTCGGGGGACGAACGTGATCTACGACCGCGCGGACGCCGCGATCACGACCGTCGAGCCGGACGAGCTCCCGACGGACGCCGTGAGGGAGGCCGAGTGGTTCCACACGACGGGGATCACGCCCGCCCTCTCGGAGACGACCGCGCGGACGACGACCGCGCTGTTGCGGGCCGCGGGCGACGCGGGGACCACGCGCTCGTTCGACCTGAACTACCGGTCGAAGCTCTGGGACCCGGAGACTGCGCGGGCGGCGTACGAGGACCTGTTCGAGCACGTCGACACCCTGTTCGTCCCCCGGCGCGACGCGCGCGAGGTGCTCGACCGCGAGGGCGACGCCGTCGAGATCGCGCACGGCCTCGCCACGGAGTTCGGGTTCGGCACGGTGGTCGTCACCCGCGGACTCGACGGGTCGGTCGCGCTCCACGACGGGTCGGTGTACGAGCAGCCGGTGTTCGAGGCGGAGACGTTCGACGCGATCGGGACGGGCGACGCGTTCGTCGCCGGGTACGTCGCGGAGCGACTCCGCGGCGGGGACCTCCCCGCGGCCCTCCGGTGGGGGTCGGCGACGGCGGCGCTGAAACGCACCACCGACGGCGACCTCGCCGTGACGACCCGCGCGGAGGTCAGAGGCGTCATCGAGGGCGAGGACGGGATCGACCGCTGA
- a CDS encoding class I SAM-dependent methyltransferase, whose protein sequence is MRRFSAEYLEHTRRGMWEDGRDALTDLELSSRERVLDVGCGTGELTRVLAAEATGDGGGATEAGSGATVIGVDADRDLLSVAREESGGRIEYAAGDATRLPVGDGAVDLAVCQALLINLPDPTAGVRELARASSDLVAAVEPDNADVRVASTVDAEERLEREAREAYVAGVDTDVALGDRVREAFDEVGLTDVRTRRYVHEKRTEPPYAEAALRSAARKASGAGLADHRDELVSATSEAAYDDLRGRWREMGREVVAAIGSGEYERVEYVPFDVTVGRVPDGD, encoded by the coding sequence GTGCGACGCTTCTCCGCCGAGTACCTCGAACACACCCGCCGCGGGATGTGGGAGGACGGTCGCGACGCGCTGACCGACCTCGAACTGTCGAGCCGCGAGCGCGTCCTCGACGTCGGCTGCGGCACGGGCGAGCTGACCCGCGTGCTGGCCGCGGAGGCGACCGGTGACGGGGGCGGAGCGACCGAGGCCGGGAGCGGCGCGACCGTGATCGGCGTCGACGCGGACCGCGACCTCCTGTCGGTCGCCCGCGAGGAGAGCGGCGGGCGGATCGAGTACGCGGCGGGGGACGCGACGCGGCTTCCGGTCGGCGACGGCGCGGTCGATCTGGCCGTCTGTCAGGCCCTCCTGATCAACCTCCCGGACCCGACCGCGGGGGTCCGGGAGCTCGCCCGCGCCTCGTCGGACCTCGTCGCCGCGGTGGAGCCGGACAACGCGGACGTCCGGGTGGCCTCGACGGTCGACGCGGAGGAGCGCTTGGAGCGCGAGGCCCGGGAAGCGTACGTCGCGGGCGTCGACACCGACGTGGCGCTCGGCGACCGCGTGCGCGAGGCGTTCGACGAGGTCGGGCTGACAGACGTGCGGACCCGACGGTACGTCCACGAGAAGCGGACGGAGCCGCCGTACGCCGAGGCCGCGCTGCGGTCGGCCGCGCGGAAGGCCTCGGGCGCGGGGCTGGCGGACCACCGCGACGAACTCGTGAGCGCGACCTCCGAGGCGGCCTACGACGATCTCCGCGGGCGTTGGCGCGAGATGGGCCGCGAGGTCGTCGCGGCGATCGGCTCCGGCGAGTACGAGCGCGTCGAGTACGTGCCGTTCGACGTGACCGTGGGCCGGGTCCCGGACGGGGACTGA
- a CDS encoding deoxyribonuclease IV — MSLKVGAHVSIAGGVDNAVANQVEVGGNCGQIFTHSPQVWQDPGIGDEEAERFREGTERDLEGPWVIHTSYLVNLCTPKEGLREKSLDSMQKEVDAADKLGIPYVNVHLGAHTGAGVEGGLGNAASVIDDLDVPDGVTILIESDAGAGTKLGGEFEHLAGVIDRTDTDIDVCVDTAHAFAAGYDLSTPEAVDETIAEFDDVVGLEHLKYVHLNDSKHACGTNKDEHAHIGEGHIGEAGMERFLNHPDLTDVPLALETPTEDGRSFAWNIDRVRELRHD; from the coding sequence ATGAGTCTCAAGGTCGGCGCGCACGTCTCCATCGCGGGCGGCGTGGACAACGCCGTGGCGAACCAGGTGGAGGTCGGCGGCAACTGCGGACAGATATTCACCCACTCCCCGCAGGTGTGGCAGGACCCGGGCATCGGCGACGAGGAGGCCGAGCGGTTCCGCGAGGGGACCGAACGCGACCTGGAGGGCCCGTGGGTGATCCACACCTCCTACCTCGTGAACCTCTGTACCCCGAAGGAGGGGCTCCGCGAGAAGTCGCTCGACTCGATGCAAAAGGAGGTCGACGCGGCCGACAAGCTGGGAATCCCGTACGTGAACGTCCACCTCGGGGCGCACACCGGCGCGGGCGTCGAGGGCGGGCTGGGCAACGCCGCCTCGGTGATCGACGACCTCGACGTGCCCGACGGCGTCACGATCCTGATCGAGAGCGACGCGGGCGCGGGGACGAAGCTCGGCGGGGAGTTCGAGCACCTCGCGGGGGTCATCGACCGCACGGATACCGACATCGACGTCTGCGTCGACACCGCCCACGCGTTCGCGGCCGGCTACGACCTCTCGACGCCGGAGGCGGTCGACGAGACGATCGCGGAGTTCGACGACGTGGTCGGGCTTGAGCACCTGAAGTACGTCCACCTCAACGACTCGAAACACGCGTGCGGCACCAACAAGGACGAGCACGCCCACATCGGCGAGGGCCACATCGGCGAGGCGGGGATGGAGCGGTTCCTCAACCACCCCGACCTGACGGACGTGCCGCTCGCTCTGGAGACGCCGACAGAGGACGGCAGGAGCTTCGCGTGGAACATCGACCGAGTGCGCGAACTCCGTCACGACTGA
- a CDS encoding aminopeptidase produces the protein MDERIRRHAEVLVDHCIDAGADDGVEVRAPTAAEDLVVALYEALGRRGARPTTVWRNPRATRAYAREMDPDDFRPKGHRVAALAETDAVILIKGARNAAATSDVGGDTGAAASRAKEPLLRERLETRWVITQHPTPADAQRADLSTPAWRSLVYDAVDRDWAAVRERQAKIADRLAAADELRLVVGDETDLRLDVAGMGAYNDAGRENMPGGEVATVPAVDGVEGTIRFDHPLRRGGREVDGIRLDFADGRVVDHAAERGEAVLTDLLDTDAGARRVGELGIGTNREIGEVTGNVLFDEKAAGTVHLALGDAVGECVPDDRTANESAVHADLVCDASEDARIDLDGETVYRDGSFLIDV, from the coding sequence ATGGACGAACGCATCCGACGCCACGCCGAGGTGCTGGTCGACCACTGTATCGACGCCGGGGCCGACGACGGCGTGGAGGTCCGCGCGCCGACCGCCGCCGAGGACCTCGTCGTCGCGCTGTACGAGGCGCTCGGCCGCCGCGGCGCGCGCCCGACGACCGTGTGGCGGAACCCCCGCGCGACCCGGGCGTACGCCCGGGAGATGGACCCGGACGACTTCCGCCCGAAGGGCCACCGCGTCGCCGCGCTCGCGGAGACCGACGCGGTGATACTGATAAAGGGCGCGCGCAACGCCGCCGCGACGAGCGACGTGGGCGGCGACACCGGCGCGGCCGCCAGCCGGGCGAAGGAGCCGCTGCTCCGCGAGCGACTGGAGACGCGCTGGGTGATCACCCAGCACCCGACGCCGGCCGACGCGCAGCGCGCCGACCTGTCCACCCCGGCGTGGCGCTCGCTCGTGTACGACGCCGTGGACCGCGACTGGGCCGCGGTCCGGGAGCGGCAGGCGAAGATTGCGGACCGGCTGGCGGCGGCCGACGAGCTGCGGCTGGTCGTCGGCGACGAGACCGACCTCCGGCTCGACGTCGCGGGGATGGGGGCGTACAACGACGCCGGCCGGGAGAACATGCCGGGCGGCGAGGTCGCCACCGTCCCGGCGGTCGACGGCGTCGAGGGGACGATTCGGTTCGATCACCCGCTCCGGCGCGGCGGTCGGGAGGTGGACGGAATCCGGCTCGACTTCGCGGACGGGCGGGTGGTCGACCACGCGGCCGAGCGGGGCGAGGCCGTCCTCACAGACCTGCTCGACACCGACGCGGGCGCGCGCCGCGTCGGCGAACTCGGCATCGGCACCAACCGGGAGATCGGCGAGGTCACCGGGAACGTCCTGTTCGACGAGAAGGCGGCGGGCACCGTCCACCTCGCGCTCGGCGACGCCGTCGGGGAGTGCGTGCCGGACGACAGGACGGCGAACGAGAGCGCGGTCCACGCGGACCTCGTCTGCGACGCGAGCGAGGACGCGCGGATCGACCTCGACGGCGAGACCGTCTACCGAGACGGGTCGTTCCTCATCGATGTGTGA
- a CDS encoding lipoate--protein ligase family protein, whose translation MTAPAVDWRLIREESRPGPLQMALDEVAAETAAAGGPATLRTYRWEPSCLTLGRHQNPETVDWDFCDREGIDVTRRQTGGGGIYHDGRGDIAYSIAVPAETVPGELLDCYHLLCEPVLDAFDRLGIDADYVDEAVPELYHPACYLRELHPAHDVVAAGPDRDRSRKIAGNAQYRKREAVIQHGSLSFSVDAERHLGVFADPPVTSAAFSDRVAGMDELVDVERAEAVATVEAALAEWAAATPEATVEPDGSWTDAELERAAELVDEKYRDEEWIRTRPGDRS comes from the coding sequence ATGACCGCGCCCGCCGTCGACTGGCGGCTGATACGCGAGGAGTCCCGCCCCGGCCCGCTCCAGATGGCGCTCGACGAGGTCGCCGCCGAGACCGCCGCGGCCGGCGGCCCCGCCACGCTCCGGACGTACCGCTGGGAGCCGAGCTGTCTCACCCTCGGTCGCCACCAGAACCCGGAGACGGTCGACTGGGACTTCTGCGACCGCGAGGGGATCGACGTGACGCGCAGACAGACCGGGGGCGGCGGGATCTACCACGACGGGCGTGGCGATATCGCGTACTCGATCGCGGTGCCCGCGGAGACGGTCCCGGGCGAACTGCTGGACTGTTACCACCTGCTGTGTGAGCCGGTCCTCGACGCGTTCGACCGACTCGGGATCGACGCCGACTACGTCGACGAGGCGGTGCCGGAGCTGTACCACCCCGCCTGCTACCTCCGTGAGCTTCACCCGGCACACGACGTGGTGGCCGCCGGTCCCGATCGGGATCGGAGCCGGAAGATCGCCGGCAACGCCCAGTACCGCAAGCGGGAGGCGGTGATCCAGCACGGGTCGCTGTCGTTCTCGGTCGACGCCGAGCGCCACCTCGGCGTCTTCGCCGACCCGCCGGTGACGTCCGCGGCGTTCAGCGACCGCGTCGCCGGGATGGACGAACTGGTCGACGTCGAGCGCGCCGAGGCCGTCGCGACGGTCGAGGCGGCGCTGGCGGAGTGGGCGGCCGCGACGCCGGAAGCGACCGTCGAGCCGGACGGCTCGTGGACCGACGCGGAGCTGGAGCGGGCGGCGGAGCTGGTCGACGAGAAGTACCGCGACGAGGAGTGGATCCGGACGCGGCCGGGGGACCGCTCGTAG